The Mycobacterium sp. 050128 nucleotide sequence GCGAATCCGCTGCCAAGCTCGCCGGCGGCTGCGCCGAGCGCCGGCGCGGGCGAGCAGCCGCCCAACGGGCTGATGGATTCCCTGCTGGGTGCACCGGGTTCTGACCCGGCGTCGCCACCGCCGGCCGATCCCGCCAGCGGCGCCACGGCCGGCACCCCAGTCGATGCCACCTTCGCGATGAGCCAACTGCAGTTCTTCGGCCACTCGCCTAACTAAAGGACCAGCTTTCATGAGCACCATCACGATGTCGAGGACCTGGCAGTCGCGCATCGGCCGCGGCCGCGGTCTTCTTCGTCAGGCCGCGATCGCGGTCGTGACGCTCTTTGCGGTGTTCGGGTTCGCCGCCTCGCTGAAGGTCTTTTTCAGTGCATCTCATCCTGATAGCAGCGACGTCGCCGCAATCGCCAACCGTGCCGGCAATCAGCGCGCCGCCGCGGGTCAGTTCGCCGCTGATTTCGTTGCCGCGGTGTTAACCACGCCGAGCTCCAAACAGTCGACGCTGCAACGCTTCATCACGCTTTCCGAGTCCGACAGAGCGTTCGCGGCGGCGCAGTCGGCTCCGCCGCCGCCAGCGGTGATCAACACCCCCAAAGTGTGGTCGGTGGTGCCCAACGGCTCGGTCGGCGACGTCGATCTGTATGGGGTTGTCGTGGTCGTGCAGCAACGCTCCTACGCGTCGGCGGAAGCAGCGAGCGCGTTTTATGGTGTGCCCGTGGCGGTTTGGCACTACCAACCGCGCGCAATGGACTGGCCGGTGCCGATGAGTAACCCCGGCCCGGGCGCCGATGTGAAACAGGGCTACGACCACCCGTTGAGCCCCAGCAGCCCGGTCTATCCCGTGGTGAGCGGCTTCATCAACACGTACCTGACGGCCACGAGCGGCCTGGACCGCTACGTTGTGGCCGACTCGTGAATCAAACCGATCGGCGGCTATCAAAGCGCCGTGATCAAGAACGCCGACACCGCCACCGAAGTCCCTGACGCGCCGGCCCCGGGGACCCGCGTTCACGTCCGAGCGCGCGTCGTCGCGCAAACTTCACAATTTGCCGCACTCAATTTTACATTTCCGCTGACTGTCGAAAATAACGGCGGAACATGGATGGTCACGAGCATAGACTCAATACCGCAGCTCAGTAATAACAGCAACCCTGTGCCGGCCACCTCAACACACAATTAACTAGACAAGGAGATCATCGTGAACGCGACACATGCACAACTTCTGGCCGCAGGGCTCTTCACTTCCGGAACCTCGCTGGCCTACATGCTCGAAGGGCTGCTCGCCGCGGCCGCGCTCGTGGTGGGCACCGTCGCCACGTTGGGCAAAGCGGGCAAAGAAGGCGCCGGCGCCGGCATGACCCACCAATTCCTGGTGATCGGTTTATCGGTGACCATCTTCTTGTCGGCGGGTATCGCAGCACTGTTCACCCACGAGTTCCAAAGCCACGGTGTCACCAACCACGTCAACGTACCCAACCCGTACGGGCAGTAATGGCCGACGAAACCCCGGCCAAGGTTTGGTCGGACCAGCGCGATCTGCCGATCTACCTCGGCGACTCCGGAGACGGATTCCGCCTGCCGTTCAAAGAGAAATGGCGACTTCCTGACACCACAGCACTGCTGGTGGGCTTTGTCGCCACAGCCTCGCTGATGACTCTGAACCTTCAAAGCGGCAACGCCTTGATCATTGGTGCCGTTGGCGCGGCGCTGACCGCCGCCGCGATCTGGGCGCTGTCCAAACTACCCGCTAGCCGGCCCTCACTGCGTACTCGACTGCAGTTCTGGCTGGCCGACCTACACCCGCACGTCATGTGTTCGCACGAGCCGGGATCGCCGAAACACGGTCCGCGGCAATGACTGTCACACCCAGCGAAGCCCCCATTGAGGCTGTCGGCAACCTGCGCTTCACCCACAGCGGGGTCTACGCCGAGTACCTGGTATCGGGGTTGCCGTTTATCTTTTTGCCCAAAGAGTCGCAGGACTTGGTCGCCGACATGCACGCCGAGCTGCTCCGGACCCTGCCATCAGGCTCGCTACTGAGCGGCCTGACAGCGCCGGTGGCAACCCGCAACATCACCCGGCGCATGATCTATGCCCACCCTGATCTGCACCCAGACAACGTCATTGACGCCACCGCCATGCCCGAACATGCCGAAGCCTGGGTGCAGCACTGCCAGCGCTGGGCCCCAGCCCTCCACGCCCGCAACTCGCGGCGGCGCATCTACTGGCTGAGCCTTCCGTTGGATTACGGCCTATCCGGGTCGACCACGGCAGGAGGATGGCAACGCCGCCTCGACTCGATCATCGGCCGCGACAAAGATAGCGCGGCCGCCCTGGCGCACTACCGCCAGCTGGCCGCCACGATGATCGCCAAGCTGCCCCCGGCGCTGTTCGCGAAACCGGTGAGCGTCGAACAGATCTGGTGGCATTGGAACTACACCGCCAGCCGCCACACCTGGCAGAAGCCCATCCCCAATCAACCCTATAACCCTGATGCCCGACTACCGGGATCCGCGTTCACACCGGTCTGGAAAGACCTGTCCGCTGCCGCGCTCCGTCAACGGCGATGGCGGGCCGCGCGCACCGAGGCTGACATATTCCTGCGTACGTATCGACACGAGGACGACGGTGTGGCCGACTCGTATCAAGCCATCGTGGGACTGGAAAAATGGCCCGACGCCGGCCTGCGCTGGCCGCGCTCAACCATCTTCAAGGTGCTCGATGATGTGACCGGACCGGCCATCACGTTGGACTGGACGATTCATTTCACGTTCGACACCGCTGAGGTGGCCGTGGCAACCGCACACAATGTCATCACCAACATCAAAGACCAAGCGCGCCAACGTGGCCGCCACGCCGACAGCGACGACGAGCTACTACGCAAACTCGTCTCCGGTAGGCAGCTGGCCTCTGCACTCAAACAGGGCAGCGCCGAACGAGGCGTCAACGCAGCGGTCGTGGTGATCGCCGCCGCCGCAGACGCCGCCGCCGCCGACACCGCGATCTCAGAAGTGATCCGCCGCTATCGCACCCAACGACTCGAGCTCAAACGCCGACGCGGCAGCCAACCCACATTGTGGCGCGCCCTGAATCCGGGAACCGAAACCACCGCAGGCCTGCATGAGATTCGAAACCCTTCCACCACCAACGCATTCGCGAAACTCGTGCCACTGCTGGCCACCAGCCTCGGCAACAACGTCGGGGTCCCGCTGGGGGAGACCATCACCAGCCCCGGTCTGCGCGAGATCGTCCTCAACGACCTCATCGGCGCCCCCGGGCGCGACAATCCGGGCAACCTAGTCATCGGCGGATCCCCGGGGCGCGGAAAGTCGCAGTGCGCCAAGAACCTCGTCCGGTCATGGCTGGAATTAGGTGCCGGTGTACATCTCATCGACCCCACCGAGGCGCGCGAACACCAAACCGCATTATCCACATTCGACGCCAACAAAAAGGTCATCATCGACCCCAAAAACCCCCAATTCAGCCTGGACGGGCTGCGCATTTTTCCGTTTGAGTATGCCGCAGAGCGCACCGTAGACCATTTGCTGCCGCAAATAGGATTTCCGCCAGTGAGTCCTCAGGCTTCACGGCTTAAGGGGCTGCTCGCCCCGGCCTCACGAAACGCCAACGGCATCGGGTGCCTCAACCAGTTGATCGGGTTTCTAGCCGACCGCAGCAGACCAGACCGGGTCAGCATCGATGACGACTTACTCATCGCGTTGGAAGGCCTACGGGCCGAGCGGCTGCTGGCGCCGATGTTCGACGACACCCTGCCGCTGCCGGACTTGTCCAAGCAGCTTGTCATCTGGAACTTCGGCGGCCTCAAATTGCCCACTGTCACCGAGGAATACCAGGCACACCTACACCACCTAACCACCCCGAGTCAGCGTGCCGCCCAAGCCCTTTACGGAATGGCCGCCAACCTCGCGGAATCGCTGTTCTTTTCCCGCGACACCCAACCCGACATCCTGGTCGTCGAAGAATGCGCGGCGTGGACACATTCTCCCGGAGGGCAGCGCTGCGCGAACAACGTGATCCGCCAAGGCCGTAAAGCATGGACGCTGTTCATGGGGATCAGCCAGTCACCCAGAAACGACTTCGGAGTACTGGAAGACGAATACATTGAGCAACGACTCTGCTTGGGCTTCAAAGAAACTGCCATCGCCGAGGACACACTGCTGTGGTGCAACCGCGACCTGGATCGCCACCCGCAGCTGCGCAGCGACTACGTCACCAACACCAGCCCCGCGGCGATGCCCAACCACGGCGACGACACGATCGACAGCCGCCACGGCAAAGTCATTCCCGGCCGCGAAGGCGAGGCGTGGTTTCTCGACGAATTCGGCGGGTGGGGCAAGGTCAAGTTGTTCGGCGCACCGACCCGCGAGCTTGCCGAGCTCTATGACACCAACCCACAACGCAAGCGACAACGCCAAAGGATCAGCGCGTGCTAGCGCGAGCACATTGCTGGCTGCAGCTGCATCCGCGGGTGGCGCGGCCACTCAAGGTGTATGCACTCCTGCAGGTGCTGGCGACCATCGCGGTCACACTGGCTCCGGGAGCGAGTGCATCGACCAATGCCGCGGTGCTGAATTGGACTGGCCTGCACGATAACTACGGCGTCCCCATCGGCGACTTCTACCTGTCGGTGGCCAGCGTTCCCGATCAGCTCACCCAGGGCGGGCCCGACGCGCAGGCATGGGACCCCTCGTCATGGGGGCCGTGGATGGTGCACGCCCTGGAAGTGGTGTCGACAGGTTTGGCGGCCTCCAACATCTTGACCGCCGAAGCGGGGGCTTTCATCGGCATCATCGCCTTGTCGCTGTGGGTGATGAAACTGACCATTTCGACGTACTGGCTGACCGTGTTCGGCGAAATCGCCAAAGCAATCACCGCTGCGGTCATCACCGTCACCACCCGGTGGGGCTTGGTCGCCATCACCGTGCCGCTGGGGGTGTTCCTCGGCGTGCTGGCAATACGTCGAGGAGAAGCCGGCCGCGGCTGGACGATGATCCTGCTGGCGATCATGATGCCGGCCTTAGCCATCACCGTGTTCTCCGACCCGGCGGGAATGATGTACGGCCCCAATGGGATGCTGGCGTTCGGGCGCAGCATGGGATTTAGCACCGCCGAAGCGGTCACCCACAACGGCGCGATCGGCAGCGGCGGTTTCACCGGTCAAGTCGACACCCTCACATCAAGCCTCATCACCCACGTCGGGCGAGAGCCACTGGAAGTCTTCAACTTTGGCCATGTCGTCGACACAAGGCCCGGGTGCGCAGCACAGTACACCGCCGCGCTACAGCAAGGCATTTCTGACGGGCCAATCAAAGCGATGGGCCGCTGCGGTGATCTGGCCGCGGTGCACTACGCCCAAAACCTGGATGGCACAAACACATTCAACGGGGCCATCTTGGTCATGACAGCAACCCTGTTTGGCTGGTTCATGATCTCCTCGGGCGCCTCGGTGTTCAAGGTGTCGCTTAAAGCGATGTACACGACCGCCAAGCTGTTGCCCAGCGTGTTCGCCGGCGGCATTTCCGGGGCTGCGCAAGAACACGCCAAAGCCACCGTGTGGCGATTTTTCAAGCATCCGATAGAAGTGATGGTGTTCGTCACGTTCGTCAGCGTGATGGGGCTAGCGATCGAGCGGCTCATCTCCCGCCCCTTGCCGGCCGAGTTGGGCGGCAACAACCCGTTCGCGCATGTGCTGATCATGGGCGGCGGTTCGATGGCGGCGCTGTATCTGCTCCGCCATATCCGCGCCGACCTGCAGGGACAACACCCGGGTCGCGGACTGCTTGGCCGTGCCGGCGACGTGGCAATGGGGCTGGCCATGCACGCTGGGTTGCGGGGGGCCGGGTCGGCGGCGTTGGGCGGTATGCGAGGTCTGCACGGCAAGGGCAAAACACCCTGGGAGCAGCTCGACGAGCATTCAGCCAGCAACCCTCAAGACGTGCTGGGCCAGCCTCAAGAAGGCTTCTCCCCAGTTCCCGCAGCCGCACCGAGCGACGGCGAAGACTCCGCACAGTCAGCCGCCGGCGCCGCGACGTCAGCGCCGACGGCGGCGTCCGCCGGCGCCCATCCCATCGTCGCTGCGGCCACGGCCGGCGGGGAGATCGACCAACTGATCGCCAAGGCGGGCACGGGGTTAGATCCGCGCCGCCGCCCCCGACGCGAACCGCGTGGCCGGGCCGCCGGCCAGGCGAACGCCGCCGGGCATGCAGTCCTCGACGCCAACGGGGCGGCCACCGCAGAGCCGGGCGCTGCCGGGGAGGTCGCGCCCATCAATACGGCTTCCTCTGCCGCGTCAGACGCAGGATGGGACAGCCCGCCACCGCTGTCGGCATATGCCGATCACACCTCCGCTGATGTGCCGCTTCCGCCGGCGCCCCCACCTGAGGATGCCGCCGGGCCGCCACCACCAGAAGACGAGCCCTCGGTCGCCCCGATCTCGGGCCACTAACGGAGCAACGCAAGGGGAGACGGTCAGTACGTCCGAGCGTTTACGATGACACGGGTGGAAGGGGGAGCGGTGAGCACAACGAAAGAGGCCGATCGGGGGCCCCGATGACCACGACCTCAGCCACCGAACAGCGCCGCGCCTTCGACGAGGCGATCAACCGCTTCAGCTCTGGCGACCCCGCGTCAGCACAGCAGGCGTTCACCGCGATCAC carries:
- a CDS encoding conjugal transfer protein, with product MSTITMSRTWQSRIGRGRGLLRQAAIAVVTLFAVFGFAASLKVFFSASHPDSSDVAAIANRAGNQRAAAGQFAADFVAAVLTTPSSKQSTLQRFITLSESDRAFAAAQSAPPPPAVINTPKVWSVVPNGSVGDVDLYGVVVVVQQRSYASAEAASAFYGVPVAVWHYQPRAMDWPVPMSNPGPGADVKQGYDHPLSPSSPVYPVVSGFINTYLTATSGLDRYVVADS
- a CDS encoding ATP-binding protein; protein product: MTVTPSEAPIEAVGNLRFTHSGVYAEYLVSGLPFIFLPKESQDLVADMHAELLRTLPSGSLLSGLTAPVATRNITRRMIYAHPDLHPDNVIDATAMPEHAEAWVQHCQRWAPALHARNSRRRIYWLSLPLDYGLSGSTTAGGWQRRLDSIIGRDKDSAAALAHYRQLAATMIAKLPPALFAKPVSVEQIWWHWNYTASRHTWQKPIPNQPYNPDARLPGSAFTPVWKDLSAAALRQRRWRAARTEADIFLRTYRHEDDGVADSYQAIVGLEKWPDAGLRWPRSTIFKVLDDVTGPAITLDWTIHFTFDTAEVAVATAHNVITNIKDQARQRGRHADSDDELLRKLVSGRQLASALKQGSAERGVNAAVVVIAAAADAAAADTAISEVIRRYRTQRLELKRRRGSQPTLWRALNPGTETTAGLHEIRNPSTTNAFAKLVPLLATSLGNNVGVPLGETITSPGLREIVLNDLIGAPGRDNPGNLVIGGSPGRGKSQCAKNLVRSWLELGAGVHLIDPTEAREHQTALSTFDANKKVIIDPKNPQFSLDGLRIFPFEYAAERTVDHLLPQIGFPPVSPQASRLKGLLAPASRNANGIGCLNQLIGFLADRSRPDRVSIDDDLLIALEGLRAERLLAPMFDDTLPLPDLSKQLVIWNFGGLKLPTVTEEYQAHLHHLTTPSQRAAQALYGMAANLAESLFFSRDTQPDILVVEECAAWTHSPGGQRCANNVIRQGRKAWTLFMGISQSPRNDFGVLEDEYIEQRLCLGFKETAIAEDTLLWCNRDLDRHPQLRSDYVTNTSPAAMPNHGDDTIDSRHGKVIPGREGEAWFLDEFGGWGKVKLFGAPTRELAELYDTNPQRKRQRQRISAC